A genome region from Triticum aestivum cultivar Chinese Spring chromosome 2B, IWGSC CS RefSeq v2.1, whole genome shotgun sequence includes the following:
- the LOC123041085 gene encoding putative polyol transporter 2, with the protein MASDGLPEAVAPKMKKSNMKYASTCAVVASMASIVLGYDTGVMSGASLYIQKDLEITDVQVEILMGILSIYSIIGTLAAGRTSDWIGRRFTAIFAAFFFFAGALLMGFASGYTMLMLGRFVAGIGVGYAIVIAPVYTAEIAPASARGFLVSFTEVFINIGILLGYVSNYAFAGLPLHLGWRFMLGIGAVPSVVLALLVSGMPESPRWLVMKGRLADARVVLEKITDTSEEAEERLADIKTAAGIPDDLDGDVVVVPRKRGGEEKQVWRELILSPTPSMRRILVAALGVFLFQQLTGSDSVVLYSPRVFESAGLTGDHQLLAATCAMGVVKTLVILVAMFLLDRVGRRPLLLCSTGGMIVSLVGLATGLTVVDQNPDARIPWAVGLCVASVLAYVSFFSIGLGPVLGVYTTEIFPLRVRALGFAVGEAGNRLVSGAMSMTFLSLSSAITLGGTFFLYAGIAVLAWVFFFTYLPETRGRTLEEMGSLFGMTNTGAEAEDAAPATQDASCTARLLGASP; encoded by the exons ATGGCTTCTGATGGGCTCCCAGAGGCAGTAGCACCCAAGATGAAGAAGAGCAACATGAAGTATGCATCCACCTGCGCCGTCGTCGCCTCCATGGCCTCCATCGTCCTCGGCTACG ACACCGGTGTGATGAGCGGGGCGTCGCTGTATATCCAGAAAGACCTCGAGATCACGGACGTGCAGGTGGAGATCCTGATGGGCATCCTGAGCATCTACTCGATCATCGGCACATTAGCCGCCGGCAGGACGTCCGACTGGATCGGCCGGCGCTTCACGGCTATCTTTGccgccttcttcttctttgctggtGCCTTGCTCATGGGCTTCGCAAGCGGCTACACCATGCTCATGCTCGGTCGCTTCGTGGCCGGCATCGGCGTGGGCTACGCCATCGTGATCGCGCCCGTGTACACCGCTGAGATCGCCCCGGCGTCGGCGCGCGGCTTCCTCGTGTCCTTCACGGAGGTCTTCATCAACATCGGTATCCTCCTCGGCTACGTCTCTAACTACGCCTTCGCTGGCCTGCCGCTCCACCTCGGCTGGCGCTTCATGCTCGGCATCGGCGCGGTACCGTCCGTCGTGCTCGCCCTCTTGGTGTCCGGCATGCCGGAGTCTCCCCGGTGGCTCGTCATGAAAGGCCGCCTCGCGGACGCGAGGGTCGTGCTGGAGAAGATCACCGACACTTCGGAGGAGGCCGAGGAGCGCCTCGCTGACATCAAGACCGCCGCCGGCATCCCGGACGACCTCGACGGCGACGTGGTCGTCGTGCCCAGGAAGAGAGGCGGCGAGGAGAAGCAGGTGTGGAGAGAGCTCATCCTGTCGCCGACTCCTTCCATGCGGCGAATACTGGTCGCGGCGCTCGGCGTCTTCTTGTTCCAGCAGTTGACGGGCTCCGACTCCGTCGTGCTCTACAGCCCGCGCGTGTTCGAGAGCGCCGGTCTCACCGGCGACCACCAACTCCTGGCCGCCACCTGCGCCATGGGCGTCGTCAAGACGCTCGTCATCTTGGTCGCCATGTTCCTCCTAGACCGCGTCGGCCGGAGGCCTCTGCTGCTATGCAGCACTGGCGGCATGATCGTCTCGCTCGTCGGCCTCGCGACGGGCCTCACCGTGGTGGACCAGAACCCGGACGCGAGGATCCCGTGGGCAGTCGGCCTGTGCGTGGCGTCCGTCCTGGCCTACGTGTCATTCTTCTCCATCGGCCTCGGGCCCGTGCTGGGCGTGTACACCACGGAGATCTTCCCGCTCCGGGTGCGCGCACTGGGCTTCGCGGTCGGGGAGGCCGGCAACCGCTTGGTCAGCGGCGCCATGTCCATGACCTTCCTCTCGCTGTCCAGCGCCATCACGCTGGGCGGCACCTTCTTCCTCTACGCCGGCATCGCCGTGCTCGCGTGGGTGTTCTTCTTCACCTACCTCCCGGAGACGCGCGGCCGGACGCTGGAGGAGATGGGCAGTCTGTTCGGCATGACCAACACGGGCGCGGAGGCAGAAGATGCTGCCCCCGCGACACAGGACGCGAGCTGCACGGCGAGACTCTTGGGCGCCTCGccttga